In the Adlercreutzia equolifaciens DSM 19450 genome, one interval contains:
- a CDS encoding ribosome maturation factor RimM, which yields MRGWMSIAYLAKPKNLNGGLVARGASGLPFALHPGLTLAVVPPQLDAPRTLTVSEVTERAENEALVFFDEVSDLSSAELLAGCELLAREEDIDASVLEEAEALPAWEGWSVHDECAGYVGEVVEVAERATQPLLTVRRAEGGEALIPLVDEFIVEVDEDGRRIDVSLPAGLLDL from the coding sequence ATGCGCGGCTGGATGTCCATCGCCTATCTGGCGAAACCGAAGAATTTGAACGGAGGGCTCGTCGCACGCGGTGCGTCGGGCCTTCCCTTTGCGCTGCACCCCGGTCTCACGCTGGCCGTCGTGCCGCCTCAGCTGGACGCGCCCCGCACGCTCACCGTGAGTGAGGTGACGGAACGGGCCGAGAACGAGGCGCTCGTTTTCTTCGACGAGGTGTCCGATCTGAGCAGTGCCGAGCTTCTTGCCGGCTGCGAGCTTCTGGCTCGCGAGGAGGACATCGACGCCTCGGTGTTGGAAGAGGCCGAGGCGCTGCCCGCCTGGGAGGGCTGGTCGGTGCACGACGAGTGCGCGGGATACGTGGGCGAGGTCGTGGAAGTCGCCGAGCGCGCGACCCAGCCTTTGCTCACGGTGCGCCGCGCCGAGGGGGGAGAGGCGCTCATCCCGCTGGTGGACGAGTTCATCGTCGAAGTGGACGAGGACGGCCGCCGCATCGACGTGTCCCTGCCCGCCGGCCTGCTCGATCTGTAG
- the ppdK gene encoding pyruvate, phosphate dikinase translates to MTEAVKRVYAFGKDANGNNVTEGNTEMKWVLGGKGANLAEMANIGLPVPPGFTITCQTCMEYANAGNVWPEGALDTIAEYRADLEERMGKRLGDAEDPLLVSVRSGAPFSMPGMMDTVLNLGLNDESINGLIKQTDNPRFAWDSYRRFIQMFSNVVMGLDGDLFENAIVAMKNDRGVASDTDLTAEDLQELVDEFKAIFAENVDGGAYPSLVVDGEVAFPQDPMVQLQLAIEAVFGSWNNPRAVLYRQKEKIADDLGTAVNVQSMVFGNKGDTSATGVAFTRNPANGEREFYGDYLVNAQGEDVVAGIRNTSPIADLKTVEGLEEAGAQLEEIFDVLENHFRDMCDIEFTIEQGKLWMLQTRAGKRTAAAALRIAIEMEKEGLITKEEAIMRVAPDQLDQLLHPQFDKNATYDVVARGLNASPGAAVGEAVFSAADAVAAAEAGRKCVLVRWETNPDDLAGMIAAEGILTSHGGKTSHAAVIARGMGAPCVCGVEALKIDAAKKEAAIAGTDLVIREGDMISIDGTTGIVVLGAVELVMPELTGDLDTILEWADEVRTLGVRANADNPEDAQLSRDFGAEGIGLCRTEHMFLGDRKQIIQTFILNDDELIREKAVADLFEAQVGDFYGMFKAMDGLPVIVRLLDPPLHEFLESPRELAVEIAKMEATGAAADAIAEKRDLLEKIDGFAEQNPMLGMRGCRLGIVYPILPEMQVRAIATACAKLQKEGFSPKPEIMIPLVSVLPELAKLRGVAEAVIADVSADEGVELDIPVGTMIELPRAAVTANEIATEADFFSFGTNDLTQTTFGFSRDDVEGEFVPQYLAEHLLPYNPFATIDPGVAKLVEMGVALGHEGNPDLVCGVCGEHGGDPESIHTFNRIGLDYVSCSPYRVPVARLAAAQAAIKQR, encoded by the coding sequence GTGACAGAAGCAGTGAAGCGCGTCTACGCCTTCGGCAAGGACGCCAACGGGAACAATGTGACCGAGGGCAACACCGAGATGAAATGGGTGCTCGGCGGCAAGGGCGCGAACCTCGCCGAGATGGCCAACATCGGGCTGCCGGTGCCTCCCGGATTCACCATCACGTGCCAAACCTGCATGGAGTACGCCAACGCCGGCAACGTGTGGCCGGAAGGCGCGCTCGACACCATCGCCGAGTACCGCGCCGACCTGGAGGAGCGCATGGGCAAGCGCCTCGGTGACGCCGAGGATCCGCTGCTCGTGTCCGTTCGCTCCGGCGCCCCCTTCTCCATGCCCGGCATGATGGACACCGTGCTGAACCTCGGCCTTAACGACGAGTCCATCAACGGCCTCATCAAGCAGACCGACAACCCGCGCTTCGCTTGGGACTCCTACCGCCGCTTCATCCAGATGTTCTCCAACGTCGTGATGGGCCTCGACGGCGATCTGTTCGAGAACGCCATCGTCGCCATGAAGAACGACCGCGGCGTCGCCTCCGACACCGATCTGACCGCCGAGGACCTGCAGGAGCTCGTCGACGAGTTCAAGGCCATCTTCGCCGAGAACGTCGACGGCGGGGCCTATCCGTCGCTCGTGGTCGACGGGGAAGTGGCCTTCCCCCAGGATCCCATGGTGCAGCTGCAGCTGGCCATCGAGGCCGTCTTCGGTTCTTGGAACAACCCGCGCGCGGTCCTCTATCGCCAGAAGGAGAAGATCGCCGACGATCTGGGCACCGCCGTCAACGTGCAGTCCATGGTGTTCGGCAACAAGGGCGACACATCCGCCACGGGCGTGGCCTTCACCCGCAACCCCGCCAACGGCGAGCGCGAGTTCTACGGCGACTACCTGGTGAACGCCCAGGGCGAGGACGTCGTGGCCGGCATCCGCAACACGAGCCCCATCGCCGATCTGAAGACCGTCGAGGGCTTGGAAGAGGCCGGCGCCCAGCTCGAGGAGATCTTCGACGTGTTGGAGAACCACTTCCGCGACATGTGCGACATCGAGTTCACCATCGAGCAGGGCAAGCTGTGGATGCTGCAGACCCGCGCCGGCAAGCGCACCGCAGCGGCCGCCCTGCGCATCGCCATCGAGATGGAGAAGGAAGGCCTCATCACCAAGGAGGAGGCCATCATGCGCGTGGCCCCCGACCAGCTCGACCAGCTGCTGCACCCGCAGTTCGACAAGAACGCCACCTACGACGTGGTGGCCCGCGGCCTGAACGCGAGCCCGGGCGCCGCGGTGGGCGAGGCCGTCTTCTCCGCCGCCGATGCCGTGGCCGCCGCCGAGGCCGGCCGCAAGTGCGTGCTGGTGCGCTGGGAGACCAACCCCGATGACCTGGCCGGCATGATCGCCGCCGAGGGCATCCTCACCTCCCATGGCGGCAAGACGAGCCACGCGGCCGTTATCGCCCGCGGCATGGGCGCGCCGTGCGTGTGCGGTGTGGAGGCGCTGAAGATCGACGCCGCCAAGAAGGAGGCCGCCATCGCCGGCACCGACCTGGTCATCCGCGAGGGCGACATGATCTCCATCGATGGCACCACGGGCATTGTGGTTCTCGGCGCGGTGGAGCTGGTCATGCCCGAGCTCACCGGCGACTTGGACACCATCCTCGAGTGGGCCGACGAGGTCCGCACCCTGGGCGTGCGCGCCAACGCCGACAACCCCGAGGACGCCCAGCTCTCCCGCGACTTCGGCGCCGAGGGCATCGGCCTGTGCCGCACCGAGCACATGTTCCTGGGCGATCGCAAGCAGATCATCCAGACGTTCATCCTGAACGACGACGAGCTCATCCGCGAGAAGGCCGTCGCCGACTTGTTCGAGGCCCAGGTGGGCGACTTCTACGGCATGTTCAAGGCCATGGACGGCCTGCCGGTGATCGTTCGCCTGCTCGACCCGCCGCTGCACGAGTTCTTGGAGAGCCCGCGCGAGCTGGCCGTGGAAATCGCGAAGATGGAAGCGACCGGCGCCGCTGCCGACGCCATCGCCGAGAAGCGCGACTTGCTGGAGAAGATCGACGGCTTCGCGGAGCAGAACCCGATGCTCGGCATGCGCGGCTGCCGTCTGGGCATCGTGTACCCGATCCTTCCCGAGATGCAGGTGCGCGCCATTGCCACGGCCTGCGCGAAGCTGCAGAAGGAAGGCTTCTCGCCGAAACCCGAGATCATGATCCCGCTCGTGTCCGTGCTGCCCGAGCTCGCGAAGCTGCGCGGCGTGGCCGAGGCCGTCATCGCCGACGTGTCCGCTGACGAGGGCGTCGAGCTGGACATCCCCGTCGGCACCATGATCGAGCTGCCGCGCGCGGCCGTCACCGCCAACGAGATCGCCACCGAGGCCGACTTCTTCTCCTTCGGCACCAACGACCTCACCCAGACCACCTTCGGCTTCAGCCGCGACGACGTGGAGGGCGAGTTCGTGCCGCAGTACTTGGCCGAGCACCTGCTGCCCTACAACCCGTTCGCCACGATTGACCCCGGTGTGGCGAAGCTCGTGGAAATGGGCGTGGCGCTGGGTCACGAGGGCAACCCCGACCTCGTCTGCGGCGTGTGCGGCGAGCACGGCGGCGACCCGGAGAGCATCCACACGTTCAACCGCATCGGTCTGGACTACGTGAGCTGCTCGCCCTATCGCGTGCCGGTGGCCCGTCTGGCTGCCGCTCAGGCCGCCATCAAGCAGCGCTAA
- the trmD gene encoding tRNA (guanosine(37)-N1)-methyltransferase TrmD, with the protein MLIETLSTFPHMYDSVMGESMMKRAQEKGILEFRAHDLRDWTHDRHRTTDDDPYGGGAGLVMKCDPIFEAVEAILGKDVVEAKLAAAKGEPGGDTGCPDRASSAANETAQWAVSQSEDCLSESGYPAAPPQGESQQHRPQIVFLAPQGRPFDDAYADKLAAADHLLFICGHYEGIDERVYALADHVISLGDYVLTSGELASMVVIDAAVRKLPGVLGAAEGPVDESFTSGLLEYPQYTRPADFRGMAVPEVLTSGNHAAIARWRREQSLARTASARPDLIAAAEAAGRLTPADQKFLKLLEPAPTGAAEGVS; encoded by the coding sequence ATGCTCATCGAAACCCTCTCCACGTTCCCGCATATGTACGACTCGGTCATGGGCGAGTCCATGATGAAGCGCGCCCAGGAGAAGGGCATCTTGGAATTTCGCGCCCACGACCTGCGCGACTGGACCCACGACCGCCACCGCACCACCGACGACGACCCCTACGGCGGCGGCGCCGGCCTCGTCATGAAGTGCGACCCCATCTTCGAGGCGGTAGAAGCCATTCTGGGAAAAGACGTCGTGGAGGCAAAACTTGCCGCGGCCAAGGGGGAGCCCGGCGGGGATACGGGGTGCCCTGACCGAGCGAGTTCCGCAGCGAACGAAACAGCCCAGTGGGCTGTTTCGCAGAGCGAGGACTGTCTGAGCGAATCAGGGTACCCCGCAGCCCCGCCCCAGGGGGAGTCGCAACAACACCGCCCCCAAATCGTCTTCCTCGCCCCCCAGGGCCGCCCCTTCGACGACGCCTACGCCGATAAGCTCGCCGCCGCCGACCACCTGCTGTTCATCTGCGGCCACTACGAGGGCATCGACGAGCGTGTCTACGCCCTGGCCGACCACGTCATCTCGCTGGGGGACTACGTGCTCACCTCCGGCGAGCTGGCCTCCATGGTGGTCATCGATGCCGCGGTGCGCAAGCTGCCCGGCGTGCTGGGGGCGGCCGAAGGCCCCGTGGACGAGTCCTTCACCAGCGGCCTTCTGGAATATCCCCAGTACACACGCCCCGCCGACTTTCGCGGCATGGCGGTGCCCGAGGTGCTCACGAGCGGCAACCACGCCGCCATCGCGCGTTGGCGCCGCGAGCAGTCCCTCGCCCGCACGGCCTCCGCCCGCCCCGACCTCATCGCCGCTGCCGAGGCCGCGGGGCGCCTTACCCCCGCTGACCAGAAATTTTTGAAGTTGTTGGAACCAGCGCCGACGGGCGCGGCCGAAGGGGTATCATAG
- the rpsP gene encoding 30S ribosomal protein S16 has protein sequence MAVKIRLARHGAKKRPYYRIVVADSRSPRDGRFIEEVGRYNPCTHPHLIQFDMEKVDRWIADGAQPTDRVAKLLTIARENA, from the coding sequence ATGGCAGTCAAGATTCGCCTCGCTCGCCACGGCGCCAAGAAGCGCCCGTACTACCGCATCGTCGTCGCCGATTCCCGCTCTCCGCGCGACGGCCGCTTCATCGAGGAAGTGGGCCGCTACAACCCCTGCACCCATCCGCACCTGATCCAGTTCGACATGGAGAAGGTCGACCGCTGGATCGCCGACGGCGCCCAGCCCACCGATCGCGTCGCGAAGCTGCTGACGATCGCCCGCGAGAACGCCTAG
- a CDS encoding glycine--tRNA ligase subunit alpha, whose product MAPDTAEKVGKATPPTFQDVIMNLQRYWASTGCVVLQPYDNEVGAGTNAPATTLRSLGPDTWRTCYVQGCRRPTDGRYGENPNRGQFYYQFQVLIKPSPDNIQDLYLGSLEAIGIDISAHDVRFVEDDWESPTLGAWGLGWEIWIDGMEVTQFTYFQQVGGFECDPVPVEIAYGLERLTMFVQGVDNMYDIVWARGDDGVVFTYGDVYLENEREYSAFNFEVADTEFLFQEFADREVECLRTLKASLPLPAYDSVLKCCHAFNLLDARGVISATERMAYILRVRTLAKACCASYMKNVVGMDVDTSDLDALLADVPDPLAKPAVEEAANVVPACPEPASGGGCPGAAAAAGDRSERAFEFVTIAEDAVSAPSESSDPSEKEA is encoded by the coding sequence ATGGCACCAGACACTGCCGAGAAGGTCGGGAAGGCGACGCCCCCCACCTTCCAAGACGTCATCATGAACCTGCAGCGCTACTGGGCGAGCACCGGTTGCGTGGTGCTGCAGCCCTACGACAACGAGGTGGGCGCCGGCACGAACGCCCCGGCCACCACGCTGCGCTCGCTGGGGCCCGACACCTGGCGCACCTGCTACGTGCAGGGCTGCCGCCGTCCCACCGACGGCCGCTACGGCGAGAACCCCAACCGCGGGCAGTTCTACTACCAGTTCCAGGTGCTCATCAAGCCCTCGCCCGACAACATCCAGGATCTGTATCTGGGCTCTCTTGAGGCCATCGGCATCGATATCTCGGCCCACGACGTGCGCTTCGTGGAAGACGACTGGGAGAGCCCGACGCTGGGCGCCTGGGGCCTGGGCTGGGAGATCTGGATCGACGGCATGGAAGTGACCCAGTTCACCTACTTCCAGCAGGTGGGCGGCTTCGAGTGCGACCCGGTGCCCGTGGAGATCGCCTACGGCCTGGAGCGCCTCACCATGTTCGTCCAGGGCGTCGACAACATGTACGACATCGTGTGGGCCCGCGGCGACGACGGCGTGGTGTTCACCTACGGCGACGTGTACCTGGAGAACGAGCGCGAGTACTCCGCGTTCAACTTCGAAGTGGCTGACACCGAGTTCCTCTTCCAGGAGTTCGCCGATCGCGAGGTGGAGTGCCTGCGCACCCTGAAGGCGTCGCTCCCGCTGCCGGCCTACGACTCGGTGCTGAAGTGCTGCCACGCCTTCAACCTGCTCGATGCCCGCGGCGTCATCTCCGCCACCGAGCGCATGGCCTACATCCTGCGCGTGCGCACGCTCGCCAAGGCTTGCTGCGCGTCCTACATGAAGAACGTCGTGGGAATGGACGTGGACACCTCCGATTTGGACGCCCTGCTCGCCGACGTGCCCGACCCGCTCGCGAAGCCGGCTGTCGAGGAAGCCGCCAACGTCGTGCCGGCGTGCCCCGAGCCCGCATCCGGTGGCGGGTGCCCCGGCGCCGCGGCCGCTGCGGGCGATCGCTCCGAGCGCGCCTTTGAGTTCGTGACCATCGCCGAGGACGCCGTCTCCGCCCCGTCCGAGTCGTCCGATCCGTCCGAGAAGGAGGCCTAG
- the lepB gene encoding signal peptidase I, with protein MYDNGYGTDPYAYQPQPQPRPSRASSFLRTVLSVLVLVVLVVLLSWGLRTFVFQAYEIPSGSMEETIMPGDMVFSEKITYYGSDPAPGDIVTFQDPDPEQGGRILIKRVIAVGGQTVDLRDGRVYVDGVLQDEPYTRGEPSYPLTPYYGLTIDYPYTVPEGGLWVMGDNRTNSQDSRYFGAIKESSVTGKAIFIYWPLTDVGPL; from the coding sequence ATGTACGACAACGGCTATGGGACCGATCCTTACGCCTACCAGCCGCAGCCCCAGCCCCGTCCTTCGCGCGCCTCGAGCTTTCTGCGCACGGTGCTCTCCGTGCTCGTGCTCGTGGTTCTCGTGGTGCTGCTCTCCTGGGGGCTGCGCACCTTCGTCTTCCAAGCCTACGAAATCCCCTCCGGCTCCATGGAGGAGACCATCATGCCCGGCGACATGGTCTTCTCCGAGAAGATCACCTACTACGGTAGCGACCCGGCGCCCGGCGACATCGTCACCTTCCAAGACCCCGATCCGGAGCAGGGCGGCCGCATCCTCATCAAGCGCGTCATCGCCGTGGGCGGCCAGACCGTCGATCTGCGCGACGGCCGCGTCTATGTAGATGGCGTGCTGCAGGACGAGCCCTACACCCGCGGCGAGCCGTCCTACCCGCTGACGCCCTACTACGGGCTTACCATCGACTACCCCTACACGGTGCCCGAAGGCGGCCTGTGGGTCATGGGGGACAACCGCACCAATTCCCAGGATTCCCGTTACTTCGGCGCCATCAAGGAGTCGAGCGTCACGGGAAAGGCGATATTCATCTACTGGCCGCTGACCGACGTCGGCCCGCTGTAA
- the glyS gene encoding glycine--tRNA ligase subunit beta — protein MSDTATLAFEIGTEEIPAFDLKRATEQLAELVPAALDAVRIPHGEVAIYTSPRRLIAIVADVAARTEALEEVFRGPAAKIAFDEAGNPTKAAIGFARGKGLDVDALERRDENGTEYVYAVRQVPSQDVAALLPEVLRGVIDGISWPKSCRWGITTEMFSRPVRWLVALLGNTVIPVEYAGLVADRETRGHRFLAPGPHTVASADDLVSVVEGAFVVPTQEAREAVIRKGVAAIEAATGFTADLPAKTLTEVINLSEYPTPMVGTFDEEFLKVPEEIIVDAMLMHQRYFPLYDEAGKLTNKFIIVSNGDPAHEDTIVDGNERVVAARLYDAKFFYDEDLKLPLDAYVDRLDEVVFQEALGTMRDKTARVVKLSARITSAAGIEAAEMRDIARSAYLAKADLVTSAVIEFTSVQGIMGSYYATAAGEAPRVARAIAEHYRPRFSGDAIPTDIIGQVVALSDKIDTICGLFAVGQAPTGSSDPFALRRAALGVLAILEETGLPISLVETIDGSLIIYREAGLQFDNAEVRREIIDFFITREKVALRDAGVKADTIDAVLACGIEEPIVLARRARALEAARTENPQVFDDLATAFARANNLREIGLGTGYKKAELTDVETALAEAVATAEGNVAAALADDRYADALVALAALRAPVDEFFDTTMVMDEDPEVRANRLKLLNRFANVFAHVADFSQMAKK, from the coding sequence ATGTCCGATACCGCAACCCTCGCCTTCGAGATCGGCACCGAGGAGATTCCCGCCTTCGATTTGAAGCGCGCTACCGAGCAGCTGGCCGAGCTCGTGCCTGCGGCCCTGGATGCCGTGCGCATCCCCCACGGGGAGGTGGCCATCTACACGAGCCCGCGCCGCCTCATCGCCATCGTGGCCGACGTGGCCGCCCGAACCGAGGCTTTGGAAGAGGTCTTCCGCGGGCCCGCCGCCAAGATCGCCTTCGACGAGGCGGGCAACCCCACCAAGGCCGCCATCGGCTTCGCCCGCGGCAAGGGGCTCGACGTGGACGCGCTCGAGCGCCGCGACGAGAACGGCACCGAGTACGTCTACGCCGTGCGGCAGGTTCCCTCCCAGGATGTGGCGGCCCTGCTGCCCGAGGTGCTGCGCGGCGTCATCGACGGCATCTCCTGGCCGAAGTCCTGCCGCTGGGGCATCACGACCGAGATGTTCTCGCGCCCGGTGCGCTGGCTGGTGGCGCTTCTGGGTAACACGGTGATTCCCGTGGAGTACGCGGGACTCGTTGCCGATCGCGAGACGCGCGGCCATCGCTTCCTGGCCCCCGGCCCGCACACCGTGGCCTCGGCCGACGACCTCGTGTCCGTGGTGGAGGGCGCCTTCGTCGTGCCCACCCAAGAGGCCCGCGAGGCGGTCATCCGCAAGGGCGTGGCGGCCATCGAGGCGGCCACCGGCTTCACCGCCGATCTGCCGGCCAAGACGCTCACCGAGGTCATCAACCTCTCCGAGTACCCCACCCCCATGGTGGGCACCTTCGACGAGGAGTTCCTGAAGGTTCCCGAGGAGATCATCGTCGACGCCATGCTCATGCACCAGCGCTACTTCCCGCTGTACGACGAGGCGGGCAAGCTCACCAACAAGTTCATCATCGTCTCCAACGGCGACCCGGCCCACGAGGACACCATCGTCGACGGCAACGAGCGTGTGGTGGCCGCCCGCCTCTACGACGCGAAGTTCTTCTACGACGAGGACTTGAAGCTGCCGCTGGATGCCTACGTCGATCGCCTCGATGAAGTGGTCTTCCAGGAGGCGCTGGGCACCATGCGCGACAAGACCGCCCGCGTGGTGAAGCTGTCGGCCCGCATCACGTCGGCCGCCGGCATCGAGGCCGCCGAGATGCGCGACATCGCGCGATCGGCCTACCTGGCCAAGGCCGACCTGGTGACGAGCGCCGTCATCGAGTTCACGAGCGTCCAGGGCATCATGGGCAGCTACTACGCCACCGCCGCCGGCGAGGCGCCTCGCGTGGCCCGCGCCATCGCCGAGCACTATCGCCCGCGCTTCTCCGGCGACGCCATCCCCACCGACATCATCGGCCAGGTGGTGGCGCTCTCCGACAAGATCGACACCATCTGCGGCCTGTTCGCCGTGGGCCAGGCGCCCACCGGCTCCTCCGATCCCTTCGCCCTGCGCCGCGCCGCCCTGGGCGTGCTGGCCATCCTGGAGGAGACGGGCCTGCCGATCAGCCTGGTGGAGACCATCGACGGCTCGCTCATCATCTACCGCGAGGCCGGGCTTCAGTTCGACAACGCCGAGGTGCGCCGCGAGATCATCGACTTCTTTATCACCCGCGAGAAGGTGGCCCTGCGCGACGCCGGCGTGAAGGCCGACACCATCGACGCCGTGCTCGCTTGCGGCATCGAGGAGCCGATCGTGCTTGCCCGCCGCGCTCGGGCTCTGGAGGCCGCCCGCACCGAGAACCCGCAGGTCTTCGACGACTTGGCCACCGCTTTTGCCCGCGCGAACAACCTGCGCGAGATCGGTCTGGGCACCGGCTACAAGAAAGCTGAGCTCACGGATGTGGAAACGGCGCTCGCCGAGGCCGTGGCCACCGCCGAGGGCAACGTGGCCGCCGCTCTCGCCGACGACCGCTACGCCGACGCCCTCGTGGCCCTGGCGGCCCTGCGCGCGCCGGTGGACGAGTTCTTCGACACCACCATGGTCATGGACGAGGATCCGGAGGTTCGCGCGAACCGCCTGAAGCTCTTGAACCGCTTCGCCAACGTCTTCGCCCACGTGGCCGACTTCTCCCAGATGGCGAAAAAATAA
- a CDS encoding KH domain-containing protein, whose product MADLTEDLAGLTDAIVRPLIDEPDALDITAAETEDGNIMVEIRVAADDAGKVIGRQGRVIKSIRTLARAAASKSGKLVDVELID is encoded by the coding sequence ATGGCCGATCTCACGGAAGATCTCGCCGGCCTTACCGACGCCATCGTCCGTCCGCTCATCGACGAGCCCGATGCCCTGGACATCACGGCCGCCGAGACCGAGGACGGCAACATCATGGTGGAGATCCGCGTGGCCGCCGACGATGCCGGCAAGGTCATCGGCCGTCAGGGCCGGGTCATCAAGTCCATCCGCACCTTGGCCCGCGCCGCCGCGTCGAAGTCGGGCAAGCTGGTCGATGTGGAGCTCATCGACTAA
- a CDS encoding ABC transporter ATP-binding protein, producing MLEGRHLSVAFDGRPVLDDVSLAVAPGERVQLAAPSGTGKTTLCRVLAGYLAPRTGEVLVDGSPLPKRGPCPVQLIGQHPELTLDPRMRMAASLDECGASEEELGRLRELLGIRDAWLSRYPHELSGGELQRFCIARALGAHPSYLIADEVSTMLDAVTQAQIWQALVAEAEARAMGLIFVSHSPALAARLVTRVVELPAVPGAVRG from the coding sequence ATGCTAGAAGGCCGGCACCTCTCCGTCGCCTTCGACGGTCGTCCCGTTCTCGATGACGTCTCCCTCGCCGTTGCCCCCGGCGAGCGCGTGCAGCTGGCCGCGCCTTCCGGCACCGGCAAGACGACGCTCTGCCGCGTGCTGGCGGGCTATCTGGCGCCCCGGACGGGCGAGGTGCTCGTCGATGGCTCCCCGCTGCCGAAGCGTGGCCCGTGCCCGGTGCAGCTCATCGGGCAGCATCCGGAGCTGACGTTGGATCCGCGCATGCGCATGGCGGCGAGTCTCGACGAATGCGGCGCAAGCGAGGAGGAGCTGGGCCGTCTGCGGGAGCTTTTGGGCATCCGCGACGCATGGCTTTCGCGCTATCCCCATGAGCTGTCCGGCGGCGAGCTGCAGCGCTTCTGCATCGCCCGGGCCCTCGGCGCGCACCCGAGCTACCTCATCGCCGACGAGGTCTCCACCATGCTGGACGCCGTGACCCAGGCGCAGATCTGGCAGGCGCTCGTCGCCGAGGCCGAGGCGCGCGCTATGGGCCTCATCTTCGTCTCCCATTCCCCGGCCCTGGCCGCCCGCCTCGTCACCCGCGTGGTGGAGTTGCCAGCCGTTCCGGGCGCCGTCCGTGGATAG
- a CDS encoding pyruvate, water dikinase regulatory protein produces MHNKTPAERAARVPTIHIISDSIGETAQVVARAAAAQFGVTSPHLEIFSKVKSFEEVRGYLLEHARHHEEVLGDDRMLVMYTLVNADIREPLQGFLAEHPHIVAVDVLTAAVAAVSEMSGMEPVGKPGMLRVVDHNYFKRIGALEFTIAHDDGQNSEDLTKADIVLLGVSRSSKTPLSIYLAQQGLRVANVPLDPTTEPPSQIFDVDRTRLFGLMITPEVLLDIRRKRIKKAAGKAGGGQFVMLAKNYADPEYIYRDLEASRALMRRLGCIVVHTEGRAVEETAQEILRYYERSHPSNTDIID; encoded by the coding sequence ATGCACAATAAAACGCCGGCTGAGCGCGCGGCTCGCGTGCCCACCATCCACATCATCTCCGATTCTATCGGCGAGACGGCCCAGGTGGTGGCGCGCGCCGCCGCGGCCCAGTTCGGCGTCACGAGCCCGCACCTCGAGATCTTCTCGAAGGTGAAGAGCTTCGAGGAGGTGCGCGGATACCTGCTGGAACATGCGCGGCACCACGAGGAGGTGCTCGGCGACGACCGCATGCTCGTCATGTACACGCTGGTCAACGCCGACATTCGCGAGCCGTTGCAGGGCTTTTTGGCAGAGCATCCCCATATCGTGGCCGTGGACGTGCTCACGGCCGCTGTCGCCGCCGTCTCCGAGATGAGCGGCATGGAGCCGGTGGGCAAGCCCGGCATGCTGCGCGTGGTGGATCACAACTACTTCAAGCGCATCGGTGCCTTGGAGTTCACCATCGCCCACGACGACGGCCAGAACTCCGAGGACCTCACGAAGGCCGACATCGTGCTTTTGGGGGTCTCGCGCTCTTCCAAAACGCCGCTTTCCATCTATCTGGCTCAGCAGGGGTTGCGCGTCGCCAATGTGCCGCTGGACCCCACCACCGAGCCGCCCTCGCAGATCTTCGACGTCGATCGCACGCGCCTGTTCGGGCTCATGATCACGCCGGAGGTGCTGCTGGACATCCGCCGCAAGCGCATCAAGAAGGCGGCGGGGAAGGCCGGCGGCGGCCAGTTCGTCATGCTCGCGAAGAACTACGCCGATCCCGAGTACATCTACCGCGACCTGGAAGCCAGCCGCGCCCTCATGCGCCGACTCGGCTGCATCGTCGTGCACACCGAGGGCCGCGCCGTGGAGGAAACCGCCCAGGAGATCCTCCGCTACTACGAGCGCAGCCATCCCTCCAACACCGACATCATCGACTAG